From one Gemmatimonadota bacterium genomic stretch:
- a CDS encoding PTS sugar transporter subunit IIB, whose translation MAILLFRVDERLIHGQVTLGWGERIRPSHYVVVDDALAASGWEKDLYQLGTPQEATSDFVGVEEARGRLAEWRRGAERVVLLTRDLDHMTRLARGGALAGETVNLGGIHHGPGRRERLPYLFLDDADEERIRALVAEGVDIVAQDLPSSAKTSAARLLDA comes from the coding sequence GTGGCGATCCTTCTCTTTCGCGTGGACGAGCGGCTCATCCACGGGCAGGTCACCCTCGGTTGGGGGGAGAGAATCCGGCCTTCACACTATGTCGTGGTGGACGATGCCCTGGCCGCGAGCGGTTGGGAAAAGGATCTCTACCAGCTCGGGACGCCGCAGGAGGCCACCTCGGACTTCGTCGGCGTGGAGGAGGCCCGCGGGCGGCTCGCGGAGTGGCGAAGGGGTGCCGAGAGAGTCGTCCTACTCACCCGCGACCTGGATCACATGACGCGCCTCGCTCGTGGAGGCGCGCTCGCCGGGGAAACCGTGAACCTCGGGGGGATCCACCACGGGCCGGGCCGGCGCGAGCGGCTTCCCTACCTCTTCCTCGACGATGCCGACGAGGAGCGCATCCGCGCGCTTGTCGCCGAAGGAGTGGACATCGTCGCGCAGGACCTCCCATCCTCGGCAAAG
- the hprK gene encoding HPr(Ser) kinase/phosphatase, translated as MAGSFRIQELMDTRGETLALELLTPGVSLDRECSDADVSTPGLALAGYVARFPDGRMQVFGETEMTYLSTLSEEERRVRLEAFFSKAVPAAFVTKGQQVPSVLLDIALAAGVPVFRSSLSTRDFFRRIKPYVEVTLAPSTTVHGSLADVYGVGLLFMGKSGIGKSECVLDLIERGHRLVADDLVMVSERGNDVLIGRGHERQRHHMEIRGIGIIDVQALFGIRAIRLQKRIEVIVQLDEWDDSRPFDRTGLDVDETQILGVNLPRVTIPLNPGKNITVISEVVAMNHLLKYAGVNSAAEFDLHLQRGMAPVGEYLEEDYE; from the coding sequence ATGGCCGGAAGTTTCCGCATCCAGGAGCTCATGGACACCCGGGGCGAGACGCTCGCCCTCGAGCTCCTCACCCCCGGAGTTTCACTCGACCGGGAGTGTTCCGACGCGGACGTCTCCACGCCGGGCCTCGCGCTCGCGGGCTACGTCGCGCGGTTCCCCGATGGGCGGATGCAGGTCTTCGGCGAGACCGAAATGACCTACCTCTCCACGCTCTCGGAAGAGGAGCGACGCGTCCGGCTCGAGGCCTTTTTCTCGAAGGCGGTCCCCGCGGCCTTCGTCACCAAGGGTCAGCAGGTTCCTTCCGTCCTGCTGGACATCGCCCTTGCCGCCGGCGTTCCCGTCTTCCGGTCCTCGTTGAGCACCCGTGATTTCTTCCGGCGAATCAAGCCGTACGTGGAGGTCACCCTTGCACCCTCCACGACCGTGCACGGCTCCCTCGCCGACGTTTACGGAGTCGGACTTCTTTTCATGGGAAAAAGCGGGATCGGGAAAAGCGAATGTGTCCTCGACCTCATCGAGCGCGGACATCGCCTCGTAGCCGACGACCTCGTCATGGTGTCCGAACGGGGAAACGACGTTCTGATCGGACGGGGACACGAACGCCAGCGACATCACATGGAGATCCGCGGGATCGGGATCATTGACGTTCAGGCGCTCTTCGGGATCCGGGCCATACGCCTCCAGAAGCGGATCGAGGTCATCGTGCAGCTGGACGAGTGGGACGATTCGCGCCCCTTCGATCGCACCGGCCTCGACGTGGACGAGACACAAATCCTCGGTGTGAATCTGCCTCGCGTCACCATTCCGCTGAATCCGGGAAAAAACATCACGGTCATCTCGGAAGTCGTGGCTATGAACCACCTCCTCAAATACGCCGGCGTAAATTCGGCGGCGGAGTTCGACTTGCATCTTCAGAGAGGGATGGCTCCGGTCGGGGAATACCTGGAGGAGGACTATGAGTGA